The nucleotide sequence CCGGGTTCCTCGTCGCGTATGCCTTCCACGAGGAAATCTTCGTATTGCTGCTACAACCGTTACTCAAGGTGTGGCAGGCGCGCGCCGCGGAACACCCGGACTTCCCGGCGCCGGAACTCTACTTCAAGAGCCTCGCCGAGCCGTTTTGGACGTACCTGTCGCTGTCGTTTTGGGCCGGCCTGTTCGTCGCGGCGCCGTTCGCGTTCCACCAATTGTGGAAGTTCGTCGCGCCGGGCCTCTACCAGCACGAGAAACGGTGGGCCATCCCGTTTGCCGTCGCCAGCGGCATGTTCTTCGCGGTCGGTGCTGCGTTTTGTTACTTCATGGTGCTGCCGTATGCGTACGACTTCTTCCTCGGGTATGCCGACGCGAACCTCGCATCGATGAACTCGCTCATCGGCGAGTTCCGCATCGGCTCGGCCGACGTCGCGCTGCGGCCCGTCCTCATGATGCAGGACTATTTGGACCTGTCCAAGCGACTGCTCCTCGGGTTCGGCCTCGTATTCGAGATGCCGCTGGTCATCTTCTTTTTCTCGGTCATCGGCGTCGTGACCCATCGCGGCCTGTGGAAGTTCAACCGCTATGCGATCGTCCTCGCCTTCGTGTTCGCGGCGATCCTGACGCCACCGGATCCCGTGTCGCAGGTCGCGATGGCGATCCCGCTCGTCGCCCTCTACAACCTGTCGATCGGGGTGTCCTGGCTCGTGACACGGCGGCGAGAGCGGCGCGACGCCGTCGCGTAGGCCGGCGACGACCGACTCGGCCGCGCACCGTCAGAGTTCGTCCCAGGGGATCTTCTTGAAGTAAACGAACCCGATCAGGCCGCCGAGCGCGAGCCACACCAGCAGCGCCGTGACCGTGTGGTTCACCATCCGCGACTCCGCCAGCCCCTTTTGCGCGGTCGCGGCTTCCGTATACGCTTGCCACGCCGCTTCGTCGGTGCGCGCGGCGGCGACCACTTCCCGCAACGACGCCGTGAGCGCCTTCTGCTCGGCGTCCACCTTCGCGCCCCAGTAGAGTCGCGCCGGTATCCACGCGAGCACCACGGCGAGCACGATCCCTGCGGCGAACCGGACCTGAGGCCGGTCGAGGAACTGCGCTCGAACGGCGGCGAGGGCGCGCTCGTGCCACGGCACCGCCACGGCGGCAGGCGGCGAGGCCGTCGCCGGAGCGACCGCGGGAGCGCCGGGCGCCGGGGCCGTCGCCGGAGCGCCGGGGGCCGGATCCGGGTATTCGAGTTCGGGCGCGGCGACGGCCGCCATCGGCGGAGGCGTCGTTCGGACCAGCGCCGCCGGGTCGATGTCCAGCGGCGCCTCCTCCGGAGGCGGTCCGAACGCTTCCGCCGGCGGAGAGAACGCGCCGGCGGCATCCAGGTCGCCGCCCGCCGGCGCGCCCTCCGCGCGCGGTTCGCCGCCCGGCGGCGAGAACGACTCGGCCGGAGGGGCCTCGTCGGCCACGTCGTCCGAGCCGTCGAGCGTCGCCAGCCGGAGTTCGCCGCTCTCCAGCGCGGAGGTCAGTACGCCGAGATCGTGCGCCTCGTGGCGCCCGGAATAGGCCGCCGCGAGCCCCGACTGAAGCGGCTCGGGTGGCGGCGGAACCGGCGGTTCCGCCGCCGAGCGGCCCCCCGCCGGCGCTCGCACGGTCGGAGCGACCGGAATGGCCGGGGGCCGGCGGGCGGACGCCGCCGCCGCGGCAGGCGAGGCGGCGGCAGCGGGCGTGGCGACCGTCGGGGCG is from Deltaproteobacteria bacterium and encodes:
- the tatC gene encoding twin-arginine translocase subunit TatC; translation: MVEPATAPSPETRSREPDPVDDARMPFLEHLRELRQRLRNAIIALIAGFLVAYAFHEEIFVLLLQPLLKVWQARAAEHPDFPAPELYFKSLAEPFWTYLSLSFWAGLFVAAPFAFHQLWKFVAPGLYQHEKRWAIPFAVASGMFFAVGAAFCYFMVLPYAYDFFLGYADANLASMNSLIGEFRIGSADVALRPVLMMQDYLDLSKRLLLGFGLVFEMPLVIFFFSVIGVVTHRGLWKFNRYAIVLAFVFAAILTPPDPVSQVAMAIPLVALYNLSIGVSWLVTRRRERRDAVA